The Leptospiraceae bacterium genome includes the window ACTGCAAGTGCAACTTCTTTTGTACCGATTTCAGAGGCTTTGAATGCAGGGATACCCTCTTCCAACTTTCTAAAAATATTTTCTCGAACCACAATAGCATCATCAACTAAGAGACCCACCGTTAAGGACAATGCCAGAAGTGTCATTACATTTATCGTGAATCCCATTATCAGCATCAGTACAAACGCACCAAGTAAACTATTCGGAAGTGCAAGCCCTGTAATGATTGTAGAGCGGACGTTTCCTAAAAATAAATAAACTACAACTACTGCCAATAAAATTCCTATGATAATAGCTTCACTAACGTCTTCAATATTAAACCTAATCCATTTTGACCCATCGTAGATGAGAGTTAGATTTGGTTTTCCTTTGTCATTTTTGACTTCTTCATTGATTGCATGAATTTTATCCATGACCGCATTTGCAACTGCAACAGTATTGGCTCCGGATTGCTTATACACTTCTAAAAATATTGCAGGTCTTGAAACTCTGGTAATCTTTTCTTTTTCCTTTTTCTTAGAATAAAATTTATCGAAGAAACCAACCTTTTCTTTTTTCGTTTCGATTGGTGCATAAATTGAACCGATTGATTTTTGATCTTCTGTTCCGTCTTTCACCTGACCGATCGCCTTTAGAATAATAGAATTTCCAAGCTCGCCACCAAAAAAAATAATTGCATTTTCGATTTCTTTTAATGTTTCAAATCTACCTATTGTTCTAAAAGCTGTTTCTTTCGAGCCAGCCTCGTATTTACCGACAGGAACATTACTTCCTGCGGTTTTGAACTGATTCGCTATTGCTAATGCAGATATTTGTGCAGCGTTCATCTTTTCTCGATCTAATTCAATTTGAATTTCTCTTCTGACACCACCTGTAATTTTAATCGCACCGACATTACTAATTCTTTCTAACTGTGGTTTGATTACTTCTTTTGCAAGATCATATATTTCAGCATCTGATAAATCGGCAATAAGACCATAACGAACAATGGGTTGATCTGCCGGGTCAAATCTAATGATCACAGGCTCTTCAATTCCATCCGGAAGATTTCTTCTGACTTTGGCAGTTTTGTCTCTGACTTGTTGCTCTGCATATTTTATGTCTGTCGATAAATTAAATTCAGCAATAACAAGAGAAAGACTTTCCTGATTTCTGGAAGTGAGTCGTTTAAGTCCGGATATAGAACTCAACTCTTCTTCGAGTGGCTTAGAAATTAGATTCTCAATTTCCTCTGGTCCTGCTCCAGGGTAAATCGTACTTACGGTTACTACTGGAATGTTTATATCAGGAAAAAGATCTACACCTAGTCGGTTGAGAGACACCCAACCTGTAATAAGCATTAAAATAACTAAACTTGTAATAAAGATTGGGTGTTTGATAGAAAATCCGGCGATATTCATGAATTTTTCCTTTGTTCAACACCAAAATTTAACCTACGAATCCAAAGTCAATTCCATTAAATAACCGGTTAGTTAATAAGGTGCTGTAATTTTACATTTGGTCTTAGTTCGAGTTGTTTGGATTTATGAAGCTGTCTAAGTACAGTTAGGTCCGGATAGTTCTTCGGCACAATTTGATTTTTTGCTTGTTTCACTTTTTTATGTAGCTCTTTTGCTTCTTTCAGTTTTTCGCCACTTCTTATGTCGTATCAGCCTATTGTATCGGATAGTTTTTCTCTTGGAGAGGTAAACTCCTACCGCAATAGAACTGACCTTAGGTGGAACTCCAAAGTCATAGAACTTGGCAGGGATGAGTATGTCCCATCCGGCAATGTCAAGTAACAAAAGAAGAGTAAAAAGAGCCGTTCTTGAAATGCCAAGCCATTGAGCAAATTCTCCCAATTCAATCCAATCTGCATTCTCAGGACGAAAGTTCTTCTTTTGCAAATTTTGCCCTTCTTCCTGATACACCGTCTTAACACAATCCAACTTCTCAAAAGTCTTCCACAGCAAAACATTCCTGTATCTCTCCAACAATTCATGCAAGTAATCCTCTCTCGAAATAGTTTCAGTCCTCGAGGTAAACTCATCCATATACTTCTCTGGAATAAGCAGACTCGATTGGGTTCGCTCAAATTTTTCTGGGTTCATAGTATTCTCCTAATATAAAAGTTTTCATTCCTCTATCCCTGCCCTTGATATAAGGTAAAATAATATCACGATAGAAATAAAATTTTTGCAATTTTAGAAAAATTTTTTTAGTTTTTACACAAAAAGTCCCAAATCTGCACTAAATGCGTAATCTCTTGAAAACACCCAAAAAAGGTGGAGTTCCCACATTTTTGCGTGAAAGGTGAACAATTGGTATAAAGCATGCACTTTTCAGAAAAAAATGGAGTTCCCGCATTTTTGCACGAAAAGTGCAAATTTACACTAAAAGTGTATTACTAAAAAAGCATTGATTGTTCGGATTCTAAAAAAGAAATACCTTTTTGAAAACCATGATCGTATGCTTTTTCCAAGCCCTCATCTGTTGCGGTGAGAAAGTTTACTCCTATATCACCTAGGTCTATGTCTGGCTGGATTTTTAAAATAGTGGCATCTTCCATTGTATCTGTAATTTCTATAGCCCCAAACAAATCTGAATAAAAACC containing:
- a CDS encoding DUF1564 family protein — its product is MNPEKFERTQSSLLIPEKYMDEFTSRTETISREDYLHELLERYRNVLLWKTFEKLDCVKTVYQEEGQNLQKKNFRPENADWIELGEFAQWLGISRTALFTLLLLLDIAGWDILIPAKFYDFGVPPKVSSIAVGVYLSKRKTIRYNRLIRHKKWRKTERSKRAT